From the genome of Nomia melanderi isolate GNS246 chromosome 14, iyNomMela1, whole genome shotgun sequence, one region includes:
- the LOC116428963 gene encoding HUWE1-associated protein modifying stress responses isoform X2: MRTTVFALREADERERRRSKTKTRNVKIRQSLELRVFGVAVSACGGRGVIAKRESRGRRAMSEDRSEEDPIMDLWYSNWEQQCVEALEAEPDYETQLHNEKELYSQQMWTSFQTTASAIAQLYKDRTQGVSLWLPFQTAAGTVTSLYKDSVDSMRRCSELGVEMGRQKRSKEIMNWARKKRRMIRREDLLAYLAGKPPPPRPHSHRSSPKPRMMVCGSPPSQSSTPSMVVAPTPTAVNDPDPELHTFREAIALSGNVACQHDHCW; this comes from the exons ATGCGAACTACCGTGTTCGCGTTACGTGAAGCAGACGAACGAGAAAGGAGACGGAGTAAGACGAAAACGAGGAACGTAAAGATACGACAGAGTTTAGAGTTACGCGTTTTCGGTGTTGCCGTGAGTGCGTGTGGTGGGCGAGGCGTGATCGCAAAACGGGAGTCTCGAGGACGAAGAGCCATGAGTGAGGATCGAAGTGAAGAAGATCCTATAATGGATCTTTGGTACAGCAACTGGGAACAACAATGCGTCGAGGCATTGGAGGCAGAGCCGGATTACGAAACTCAACTGCACAACGAAAAAGAACTCTATTCCCAGCAGATGTGGACAAGTTTTCAAACGACGGCGTCGGCCATCGCCCAGCTGTACAAAG ATCGTACACAGGGTGTCTCTCTATGGTTACCCTTCCAGACCGCCGCGGGTACCGTCACGTCGTTGTATAAAG atTCAGTGGACAGCATGCGTCGTTGCAGTGAGTTAGGTGTAGAAATGGGTCGTCAAAAACGTagtaaagaaataatgaattgGGCTAGGAAAAAAAGGCGTATGATCCGTAGGGAAGACCTTTTAGCGTATCTTGCTGGGAAACCACCACCTCCTCGGCCACATTCTCATAg GAGTTCGCCCAAACCAAGAATGATGGTGTGTGGTTCGCCGCCGTCACAAAGTTCAACACCAAGTATGGTTGTTGCGCCAACACCAACAGCTGTAAATGATCCTGATCCTGAATTACACACATTTAGGGAAGCAATCGCATTATCTG
- the LOC116428963 gene encoding HUWE1-associated protein modifying stress responses isoform X1, with product MRTTVFALREADERERRRSKTKTRNVKIRQSLELRVFGVAVSACGGRGVIAKRESRGRRAMSEDRSEEDPIMDLWYSNWEQQCVEALEAEPDYETQLHNEKELYSQQMWTSFQTTASAIAQLYKDRTQGVSLWLPFQTAAGTVTSLYKDSVDSMRRCSELGVEMGRQKRSKEIMNWARKKRRMIRREDLLAYLAGKPPPPRPHSHRSSPKPRMMVCGSPPSQSSTPSMVVAPTPTAVNDPDPELHTFREAIALSGSPMSRRTGRQAELSAFISSEFARHHKRPASHDVDMGSPTHKRSRFM from the exons ATGCGAACTACCGTGTTCGCGTTACGTGAAGCAGACGAACGAGAAAGGAGACGGAGTAAGACGAAAACGAGGAACGTAAAGATACGACAGAGTTTAGAGTTACGCGTTTTCGGTGTTGCCGTGAGTGCGTGTGGTGGGCGAGGCGTGATCGCAAAACGGGAGTCTCGAGGACGAAGAGCCATGAGTGAGGATCGAAGTGAAGAAGATCCTATAATGGATCTTTGGTACAGCAACTGGGAACAACAATGCGTCGAGGCATTGGAGGCAGAGCCGGATTACGAAACTCAACTGCACAACGAAAAAGAACTCTATTCCCAGCAGATGTGGACAAGTTTTCAAACGACGGCGTCGGCCATCGCCCAGCTGTACAAAG ATCGTACACAGGGTGTCTCTCTATGGTTACCCTTCCAGACCGCCGCGGGTACCGTCACGTCGTTGTATAAAG atTCAGTGGACAGCATGCGTCGTTGCAGTGAGTTAGGTGTAGAAATGGGTCGTCAAAAACGTagtaaagaaataatgaattgGGCTAGGAAAAAAAGGCGTATGATCCGTAGGGAAGACCTTTTAGCGTATCTTGCTGGGAAACCACCACCTCCTCGGCCACATTCTCATAg GAGTTCGCCCAAACCAAGAATGATGGTGTGTGGTTCGCCGCCGTCACAAAGTTCAACACCAAGTATGGTTGTTGCGCCAACACCAACAGCTGTAAATGATCCTGATCCTGAATTACACACATTTAGGGAAGCAATCGCATTATCTG GTTCACCAATGTCTAGGCGTACTGGAAGACAAGCCGAATTATCGGCATTTATTAGTAGCGAATTTGCTCGACATCACAAACGGCCTGCTTCGCATGATGTGGATATGGGATCTCCCACGCACAAACGTTCGCGTTTCATGTAA
- the LOC116428985 gene encoding regulation of nuclear pre-mRNA domain-containing protein 1B isoform X2, which translates to MFMYLANDVIQNSKKKGPEFGKEFETVLPKAFEHMKGFDEKTRERLNRLLQIWEERGVYDKAQIAEFKTAFTDTSKDPGTPPPKKKLKNDIEKIKKEKKERKKSETEVEVDGTKELHVTLSPRTPAGDPPETEELIKALMDLENTASSDAGVRERIASLPPEVSEVSLLANLADRAAADQLSVAVNEAAALLADYNGRLQAEMEDRRRLLTMLRDYTLAQRQLLQQAQATLEDYKEKLKKVCAVRSEVKSHISNLPDLTQLPDVTGGLAPLPSAGDLFSMH; encoded by the exons ATGTTCATGTATCTGGCAAATGATGTTATTCAGAATAGTAAAAAAAAGGGACCAGAATTTGGGAAAGAATTCGAAACAGTGTTACCAAAAGCATTTGAACATATGAAAGGCTTTGATGAAAAGACAAGGGAAAGGTTAAACAGATTACTTCAAATTTGGGAAGAAAGAGGTGTATATGATAAGGCACAAATTGCAGAATTCAAGACTGCTTTCACAGATACCTCAAAAGATCCAGGAACACCACCTCcaaaaaagaaacttaaaaatGACATAGAGAAAATAAAG aaagagaaaaaggagagaaagaaatcAGAGACTGAAGTTGAAGTAGATGGAACCAAAGAGCTACACGTTACATTAAGTCCACGTACTCCTGCTGGAGATCCACCAGAAACAGAGGAACTCATCAAGGCATTAATG GATTTGGAAAATACAGCATCCTCGGATGCTGGTGTTAGAGAACGTATTGCATCTTTGCCACCAGAAGTTTCTGAAGTTTCGCTTCTTGCAAATTTAGCTGACAGAGCAGCTGCGGATCAATTAAGTGTTGCTGTAAATGAAGCAGCTGCATTGTTAGCAGATTACAATGGACGTTTACAAGCAGAAATGGAGGACAGGAGGAGATTACTTACTATGCTTAGAGACTATACTTTAGCGCAAAGACAATTACTCCAACAAGCGCAAGCAACTTTAGaa GACTAtaaagaaaaactgaaaaaggTGTGTGCGGTTCGATCAGAAGTAAAGTCACATATTTCTAATCTTCCTGATTTAACACAATTACCTGATGTTACGGGTGGTTTGGCACCTCTTCCTTCAGCTGGTGATTTATTTTCTATGCACTAG
- the LOC116428985 gene encoding regulation of nuclear pre-mRNA domain-containing protein 1B isoform X1 translates to MTGFTESALVKRLMDLNPSQQSIQTLSLWLIHHRKHHPTIVKVWFKEMCKVKDNRKLMFMYLANDVIQNSKKKGPEFGKEFETVLPKAFEHMKGFDEKTRERLNRLLQIWEERGVYDKAQIAEFKTAFTDTSKDPGTPPPKKKLKNDIEKIKKEKKERKKSETEVEVDGTKELHVTLSPRTPAGDPPETEELIKALMDLENTASSDAGVRERIASLPPEVSEVSLLANLADRAAADQLSVAVNEAAALLADYNGRLQAEMEDRRRLLTMLRDYTLAQRQLLQQAQATLEDYKEKLKKVCAVRSEVKSHISNLPDLTQLPDVTGGLAPLPSAGDLFSMH, encoded by the exons ATGACAGGGTTTACAGAAAGTGCACTTGTGAAAAGATTAATGGACTTAAATCCTTCTCAACAGAGCATTCAAACACTTTCTCTTTGGTTAATTCATCACAGAAAACATCATCCGACCATCGTGAAGGTCTGGTTCAAAGAGATGTGTAAAG tgaaGGATAATCGCAAGTTAATGTTCATGTATCTGGCAAATGATGTTATTCAGAATAGTAAAAAAAAGGGACCAGAATTTGGGAAAGAATTCGAAACAGTGTTACCAAAAGCATTTGAACATATGAAAGGCTTTGATGAAAAGACAAGGGAAAGGTTAAACAGATTACTTCAAATTTGGGAAGAAAGAGGTGTATATGATAAGGCACAAATTGCAGAATTCAAGACTGCTTTCACAGATACCTCAAAAGATCCAGGAACACCACCTCcaaaaaagaaacttaaaaatGACATAGAGAAAATAAAG aaagagaaaaaggagagaaagaaatcAGAGACTGAAGTTGAAGTAGATGGAACCAAAGAGCTACACGTTACATTAAGTCCACGTACTCCTGCTGGAGATCCACCAGAAACAGAGGAACTCATCAAGGCATTAATG GATTTGGAAAATACAGCATCCTCGGATGCTGGTGTTAGAGAACGTATTGCATCTTTGCCACCAGAAGTTTCTGAAGTTTCGCTTCTTGCAAATTTAGCTGACAGAGCAGCTGCGGATCAATTAAGTGTTGCTGTAAATGAAGCAGCTGCATTGTTAGCAGATTACAATGGACGTTTACAAGCAGAAATGGAGGACAGGAGGAGATTACTTACTATGCTTAGAGACTATACTTTAGCGCAAAGACAATTACTCCAACAAGCGCAAGCAACTTTAGaa GACTAtaaagaaaaactgaaaaaggTGTGTGCGGTTCGATCAGAAGTAAAGTCACATATTTCTAATCTTCCTGATTTAACACAATTACCTGATGTTACGGGTGGTTTGGCACCTCTTCCTTCAGCTGGTGATTTATTTTCTATGCACTAG